From the genome of Muricauda sp. SCSIO 64092, one region includes:
- a CDS encoding DUF4091 domain-containing protein has product MMKYKIVLALSCFFCMLACQQQKEIVVAQTYEEPIDPSPSEGEKWSVLPEGLQASMVSTGIRFVKSEIPKLKQQNNWTGTVWKGERTSAQMVLWSKDSITKVALEIADFISDKGDRITADHAQLNFVKYVITDEFAEGCGYRKPEDFASSLAADALEPVTTYALKAQETRPVWITMDVPSDATAGMYHSTITLFAEGQKPKTFKMRLDVINKVLPSVTDWKFHLDLWQNPYAVARYHNVEPWTQDHWDLLKPLMHRLANAGQKVITVSLNKRPWGGQTFDQFEAMIDWRKKADGTWVYDYTIFDNWVQFMMDLGIKKQISCYSMVPWGNEMYFFDEKEGKEVKVIAPPGTKEYENLWVPFLKDFKTHLADKGWNAITRIAMDERAPKEMKAMLDLINRVAPELGISLADNHKSYKQYPDELKDMSVAFGDPVDEEDLVDRKQKGYISTHYVCCQDKFPNTFTFSDPLEGVFIGWYSIAANFDGFLRWAYNSWVENPLQDSRFRAWPAGDTYQVYPDNRSSIRFETLREGIEDAEKIRILREELEQKGLQDELDYLNKVVNQFTITTKPNDLESLIVNGQQVLNTLAVKLIE; this is encoded by the coding sequence ATGATGAAATACAAAATCGTATTAGCCCTAAGTTGTTTTTTTTGCATGCTGGCTTGTCAGCAGCAAAAAGAAATAGTCGTAGCACAGACTTATGAAGAACCCATAGACCCATCGCCCAGTGAAGGCGAAAAGTGGAGTGTTTTACCCGAAGGTTTGCAGGCTTCCATGGTTTCAACCGGGATTCGTTTTGTAAAGAGTGAAATCCCAAAACTGAAGCAACAAAACAATTGGACGGGTACTGTTTGGAAAGGGGAGCGGACATCGGCACAAATGGTGCTTTGGAGCAAAGATTCCATTACAAAAGTGGCACTGGAAATTGCTGATTTTATCTCTGACAAAGGTGATAGAATTACTGCGGACCATGCCCAGTTAAACTTTGTAAAATATGTGATTACCGATGAATTTGCCGAAGGTTGTGGGTATCGAAAACCAGAGGATTTTGCATCTTCGCTTGCCGCCGATGCTTTAGAGCCCGTAACTACTTATGCCTTAAAGGCACAGGAGACCCGACCTGTCTGGATAACTATGGATGTACCATCTGATGCTACTGCTGGAATGTATCATAGTACTATTACCCTGTTTGCAGAAGGGCAAAAGCCCAAAACGTTTAAGATGAGACTTGATGTTATCAATAAGGTGTTACCGTCTGTGACGGACTGGAAGTTTCATCTCGATTTATGGCAAAACCCCTATGCTGTCGCACGTTACCATAATGTCGAACCATGGACACAAGACCATTGGGATTTATTAAAGCCGTTGATGCATCGATTGGCTAATGCCGGACAAAAAGTGATTACGGTATCCTTGAACAAACGACCATGGGGCGGACAGACCTTCGACCAATTTGAAGCAATGATCGATTGGAGAAAAAAAGCAGATGGTACTTGGGTATATGACTATACCATTTTCGACAATTGGGTACAGTTCATGATGGATCTAGGAATCAAAAAGCAAATCAGTTGCTATTCCATGGTTCCTTGGGGCAATGAAATGTATTTTTTTGATGAAAAGGAAGGAAAAGAGGTAAAGGTAATAGCTCCACCGGGAACAAAAGAGTACGAAAATTTATGGGTTCCTTTTTTAAAGGATTTTAAAACGCACTTAGCGGATAAGGGATGGAATGCCATTACTAGAATTGCCATGGATGAGCGAGCCCCAAAAGAAATGAAGGCAATGTTGGATTTAATCAATAGGGTTGCTCCAGAGTTAGGAATTTCTCTAGCGGATAATCATAAAAGCTATAAACAATACCCAGATGAACTAAAAGATATGTCCGTAGCTTTTGGAGATCCTGTTGACGAGGAAGATTTGGTAGATAGAAAGCAAAAAGGGTACATCAGTACACACTATGTGTGTTGTCAGGATAAGTTTCCAAATACTTTTACCTTCTCAGATCCCTTAGAAGGAGTGTTTATTGGTTGGTACAGTATCGCCGCAAACTTTGATGGTTTCTTGCGTTGGGCCTATAACAGTTGGGTAGAGAATCCACTTCAAGATTCGCGTTTTAGGGCATGGCCTGCAGGAGACACATATCAAGTTTATCCAGATAACCGAAGTTCCATACGGTTTGAAACCCTTAGGGAGGGAATCGAAGATGCCGAGAAAATTAGGATTTTAAGAGAAGAGTTAGAGCAAAAGGGTTTGCAAGATGAATTGGATTATTTAAACAAAGTGGTGAACCAATTCACTATTACCACTAAACCTAATGATTTGGAGTCCCTTATTGTGAACGGACAGCAAGTACTGAATACCCTGGCCGTAAAACTTATAGAATAA
- a CDS encoding ThuA domain-containing protein produces the protein MKNSVGLCIALFCVFIIEAQSPSLKILNFQGDNGFQHESKNQAKQFITQLAVANDWVVVSTDDAGIFNARDLFKFHVIIFNNNCGNTGRILNKQRQLTFQNCIRRGGGFVGIHCAGAIFNEGGSYQLWYEKLVGTKLTNHPKVQRATILVENSGHYIAQHITENWEVNDEWHAFSYNPRANVNVLLSVDESTYRGTPKMDGDHPVAWYHFYDGGRSFFTTLGHTESTYKDGRYIAMIKNAIAWAAGKENKISNLPVQKNLLLDLDGNHGIEIDKGDKVISWKNRVINNIGKFEHQDSGRTIKGSGMPRLVLNVPELNGNNVVVFHRQELVNHQEDAFDHLITGSGYTWFSVICVYQQVSNLPGVNSFFGNLRNNNKDGGKYEGLLAGLTDDNKVWIGSRNARTFGRWDENNPQLLAPEPLEEGKYYVVVGRMAAGTGEVTLELFVNENVPVAIDKFPVNTEANSSKLVMGQERDAVEHPGKESFDGAIARFMIYDRSLTDAELASTMDYLKKKYGL, from the coding sequence ATGAAAAATAGCGTCGGACTTTGCATTGCACTTTTTTGCGTTTTTATCATAGAAGCGCAATCACCATCGCTGAAGATTTTGAACTTTCAAGGGGATAATGGTTTTCAACATGAGTCCAAAAACCAGGCAAAACAGTTTATAACCCAGCTTGCTGTTGCAAATGATTGGGTAGTGGTCTCGACTGATGATGCCGGTATTTTTAATGCAAGGGACCTGTTCAAGTTCCATGTGATCATCTTTAACAACAATTGTGGGAATACCGGACGTATCCTGAACAAACAACGACAACTGACTTTTCAGAATTGCATAAGACGGGGAGGAGGTTTTGTGGGGATACATTGTGCAGGGGCCATTTTTAACGAAGGAGGAAGTTATCAATTGTGGTATGAGAAATTGGTGGGGACTAAATTGACAAACCATCCAAAGGTACAAAGAGCGACAATTCTTGTAGAAAACAGCGGGCATTATATCGCGCAACATATTACGGAAAATTGGGAGGTCAATGATGAATGGCATGCCTTTTCATACAACCCTAGGGCAAACGTAAACGTTTTGCTGTCGGTCGATGAGTCTACTTACAGAGGGACGCCCAAAATGGACGGGGATCATCCTGTGGCATGGTACCATTTTTATGATGGTGGTCGCTCATTTTTTACCACTTTGGGCCATACCGAATCCACATATAAAGATGGTCGGTACATTGCCATGATTAAAAATGCTATTGCTTGGGCAGCTGGTAAGGAAAATAAAATATCTAATCTTCCCGTACAGAAGAATTTATTATTGGATTTGGATGGCAATCATGGTATTGAAATCGATAAGGGGGATAAAGTCATTTCATGGAAAAACAGGGTTATCAACAACATCGGAAAATTTGAACATCAAGATTCGGGCAGGACTATCAAAGGCTCGGGCATGCCCCGTTTGGTATTGAACGTGCCTGAACTGAATGGTAATAATGTTGTTGTCTTTCATCGCCAAGAATTGGTAAACCATCAAGAAGATGCTTTTGATCATCTTATTACAGGAAGTGGTTATACGTGGTTTTCGGTAATATGTGTATATCAACAAGTATCCAATTTGCCCGGGGTGAATTCATTTTTCGGGAACTTAAGGAACAATAATAAGGATGGCGGAAAGTATGAGGGACTATTGGCGGGTCTGACTGATGATAATAAAGTTTGGATTGGTTCTAGAAATGCAAGGACCTTTGGGCGATGGGATGAAAATAACCCACAACTTTTGGCCCCGGAACCACTCGAAGAAGGGAAATACTATGTGGTGGTTGGTAGAATGGCAGCTGGAACCGGAGAGGTGACCCTTGAACTTTTTGTAAATGAGAATGTACCAGTAGCCATAGACAAATTTCCAGTAAACACGGAAGCCAATTCCTCAAAATTGGTCATGGGGCAAGAGCGTGATGCCGTGGAACACCCAGGAAAAGAATCGTTTGACGGGGCTATTGCACGATTTATGATTTATGATAGATCCTTGACCGATGCGGAACTTGCCAGTACGATGGATTATTTGAAAAAGAAGTATGGGCTATAG
- a CDS encoding beta-N-acetylhexosaminidase, with protein MKHYFVILMTLFTLSSCTEKTKTFTASEIHILPKPNKVTLAESSFLLRDNLTIGYTNETQKNAANHLEQVVREMANVQFEVKDGIGASIAFIKVEGVEPETYQLTVTPKKVTIGASGAAGYFYGVQTLRQLLSFENKENASGQWLIPSIAIEDAPRFKWRAYMLDESRYFFGEAFVKKMLDEMALLKMNIFHWHLTDDAGWRIEIKKYPLLTKVGAFRLDSEIETWGSGKTSGEPHGGFYTQEQIKDIVAYAAERNITIIPEFEMPGHSNAAIAAYTWLGTAGKDIDVPIKFGRHYDNYDVTKPKVVQFVKDVLREMFALFPSEVIHIGGDEVGYKVWEEAPHVQEFMQENGINTPADLQIDFTNKISQFIGQNGHRMMGWNEILGVNVHEGFKEKKDDKDAETELAKNVVIHFWKGDLGLATAAAQKGYGIVNSIHTHTYLDYSYAYTPLKKAYNFDPIPEGLESQYHKNIYGTGCQMWSEWTPTYKDVEYQTFPRIAAYAEVGWTQLDNKNFESFKTALAKQQKHWDSKEINYAKVVEKE; from the coding sequence ATGAAACACTATTTTGTAATACTAATGACACTATTTACTTTAAGTAGTTGCACGGAGAAGACCAAGACGTTTACGGCATCGGAAATACATATACTGCCAAAACCCAACAAAGTGACTTTGGCAGAATCATCCTTTCTGCTGAGGGACAACCTCACTATCGGATATACTAATGAAACCCAAAAAAATGCGGCAAATCATTTGGAACAGGTTGTTAGGGAAATGGCAAATGTGCAATTCGAAGTAAAAGATGGTATAGGGGCAAGCATAGCATTCATTAAAGTGGAAGGGGTGGAACCCGAAACCTATCAACTTACGGTAACCCCCAAAAAAGTGACTATTGGGGCAAGTGGCGCGGCAGGCTATTTTTATGGTGTACAGACCTTACGCCAGCTACTTTCCTTTGAAAACAAGGAAAACGCGTCAGGCCAATGGTTGATTCCTTCCATTGCCATTGAAGACGCTCCCCGTTTTAAGTGGCGTGCTTATATGTTGGACGAATCGCGTTATTTTTTTGGGGAAGCCTTTGTAAAAAAAATGTTGGATGAAATGGCATTGTTGAAAATGAACATTTTCCATTGGCATTTGACCGATGATGCGGGTTGGCGTATCGAAATCAAAAAATATCCATTGTTGACAAAGGTAGGTGCCTTTCGCTTAGATTCGGAAATCGAGACTTGGGGAAGTGGTAAGACCTCCGGTGAGCCCCACGGTGGATTTTATACCCAAGAACAGATTAAGGACATCGTGGCTTATGCCGCGGAACGAAACATTACCATAATTCCCGAGTTTGAAATGCCCGGACACAGCAATGCTGCCATTGCCGCTTATACATGGTTGGGAACTGCAGGAAAGGATATCGACGTGCCCATAAAGTTTGGTAGGCATTATGACAATTATGATGTGACAAAACCCAAGGTAGTACAGTTTGTAAAGGACGTACTGAGGGAAATGTTTGCACTGTTCCCATCAGAGGTCATTCATATTGGCGGAGATGAGGTTGGTTATAAGGTTTGGGAAGAAGCACCGCATGTACAAGAGTTCATGCAAGAAAATGGCATCAACACCCCAGCTGATTTACAGATTGACTTTACCAATAAAATATCGCAGTTTATAGGGCAGAACGGGCATAGAATGATGGGGTGGAACGAGATATTGGGCGTTAATGTCCATGAAGGATTCAAAGAAAAGAAAGATGACAAAGATGCTGAGACGGAACTCGCCAAAAATGTCGTTATCCATTTTTGGAAAGGCGATTTGGGATTGGCGACTGCCGCAGCCCAAAAAGGGTATGGTATTGTAAACTCTATCCACACACATACGTATTTGGATTACAGCTATGCATACACACCGTTGAAAAAGGCCTATAATTTTGACCCTATTCCAGAAGGATTGGAGTCACAATACCACAAAAATATCTATGGAACAGGATGTCAGATGTGGAGCGAATGGACACCCACTTATAAAGATGTGGAATACCAAACATTTCCACGTATAGCGGCATATGCCGAAGTAGGGTGGACCCAATTGGACAATAAAAATTTTGAAAGTTTTAAAACTGCGCTGGCAAAACAGCAAAAACATTGGGATTCCAAGGAAATCAATTATGCCAAAGTCGTGGAAAAAGAATAA
- a CDS encoding GH116 family glycosyl-hydrolase: MAKTVMIIVLFLMSMSDLIGQVAHTLESNETVTSSNEDREKLLEKYHELSSNPVLFTHEQRVYKEDYLEGIQFPVGGIGTGCIQFNGKAQSKYWQIFNNMTHEFIPNSFFAIRETSEEKVKVRALQTESVGDFKAMEALEATTKFPFLEYHFKDDLKTDITMEVFNPFVPTDLKQSGIPAVFYRFVLKNTTKDPLELSLLASQQNAVGYSKVPIEHTENGFAFNFKNAIDKRYAVDNTSQFYGGNFNTVSVQGKAKMLYMSSSIPQEDQHYGEMALLLFDEDSYVSEATSSWGNLEQLYRSFAKDGHIKQRKKTDSSKKGATYSGALNMVFTLKPGETKVVHMALAWYFPNGKNGGFMDKWDTWGNGDWEGNGNKYAIYWDNMATLTNYLQENYGTLIQNTENFTNTLFSSNLPQWLIERLSNQLAIMKSRTLFHDKDDYVGLWEGTGGCDGSCAGNCNHVWHYAQAHARLFPELGKKIRNQAFDLIKPNGQIPYRQPAGSFAFDGQCGDILGAYREHLLSEDNTWLLQYYPAIKKAMNYVIEEHDNDMDGWLSDKAKHTTYDASMTGNPSFLSSLYLAALMASKEMALVVKDQAQADEWKLIAEKSAEKQSDSLWNGEYFYQRKGEKNATDYENGCHADQLLGQWWADQLGLGNLYPDYKVKVANEAILKYNFKSDLSVHDQGHRTFALPQEAGMVVTTWPNDDRPKYASGYSGEVWSTFEYTIGAQLFKYNKIQDALTILRTGFERYDGKYRTGYIGKWGNFGFSGNPFGDDECGQFYGRALSQWSVWLAAQGFEYNGPEQTIGFDPKWKPDDHRSFFSTAKGWGIFTQQRNKNQQINTITLKHGSLKLKQIVLDMPVVSKSSKIQVKHNGEKITFSSKRNSQTKTLLEIDEITMGKNSMMEITIDHEK; this comes from the coding sequence GTGGCAAAAACAGTAATGATTATTGTTCTTTTTCTTATGAGCATGTCTGACCTTATTGGACAGGTAGCGCATACATTGGAATCAAACGAAACTGTCACCTCATCAAATGAGGACAGGGAGAAATTATTGGAAAAATATCACGAATTAAGTTCGAACCCAGTGTTGTTCACCCATGAACAACGAGTGTATAAAGAAGATTATTTGGAGGGTATTCAATTTCCCGTGGGCGGTATTGGCACAGGTTGTATCCAGTTCAATGGAAAGGCACAGTCCAAATATTGGCAGATATTCAATAATATGACCCATGAATTTATACCCAATAGTTTTTTTGCCATTAGGGAAACATCCGAGGAGAAAGTCAAGGTAAGGGCACTGCAGACTGAAAGTGTTGGCGATTTCAAGGCTATGGAAGCCCTTGAGGCCACTACAAAATTTCCTTTTTTAGAATATCATTTTAAGGACGATCTAAAAACCGATATCACTATGGAGGTCTTTAATCCGTTTGTTCCAACAGACCTTAAACAGTCAGGTATTCCAGCCGTCTTTTATCGCTTTGTCCTTAAAAACACTACCAAGGATCCTTTAGAATTAAGTTTATTGGCATCACAACAAAACGCCGTGGGATATTCCAAGGTGCCCATCGAACATACGGAGAATGGTTTTGCATTTAACTTTAAAAATGCTATTGATAAACGATATGCCGTTGACAATACATCCCAGTTTTATGGAGGTAACTTCAATACGGTTTCAGTCCAAGGTAAGGCAAAGATGCTGTACATGTCGAGTTCAATACCCCAAGAAGACCAGCACTATGGAGAAATGGCACTGTTGCTGTTCGATGAAGATTCCTATGTCAGTGAGGCGACCTCTAGCTGGGGTAATTTGGAACAGCTTTACCGATCATTTGCCAAAGACGGGCATATCAAACAAAGAAAAAAGACAGATTCCAGTAAAAAGGGAGCGACCTACTCAGGGGCTTTGAATATGGTCTTCACCTTAAAACCGGGTGAAACAAAAGTAGTGCACATGGCTTTGGCGTGGTACTTTCCCAATGGAAAAAATGGTGGTTTTATGGATAAATGGGATACTTGGGGCAATGGCGATTGGGAAGGCAATGGCAATAAATATGCCATCTATTGGGACAACATGGCTACTTTGACAAATTATCTTCAAGAGAATTATGGCACCTTGATACAAAACACCGAGAATTTTACAAATACTTTGTTCAGCAGTAACCTTCCGCAGTGGCTGATAGAACGGTTGAGCAATCAATTGGCCATTATGAAAAGTCGTACGCTATTTCATGATAAAGATGACTATGTGGGACTATGGGAAGGTACAGGAGGTTGTGACGGGTCATGCGCGGGCAATTGCAACCATGTATGGCACTATGCACAGGCGCATGCCCGTTTGTTTCCAGAACTGGGCAAGAAAATCAGAAACCAAGCCTTTGACCTGATAAAGCCAAATGGGCAAATTCCATATCGCCAACCGGCAGGTTCCTTTGCCTTTGACGGGCAGTGTGGTGATATATTGGGAGCTTATAGGGAACATTTACTTTCGGAAGATAATACATGGTTGTTACAATATTATCCTGCAATTAAAAAGGCCATGAATTACGTAATAGAAGAACATGATAACGATATGGACGGTTGGCTTTCAGATAAGGCAAAACATACCACTTATGATGCCTCAATGACAGGTAACCCTTCGTTTTTAAGCTCTTTATATTTGGCCGCTTTGATGGCCAGTAAAGAAATGGCATTGGTGGTCAAAGATCAAGCACAGGCAGATGAATGGAAGTTAATTGCTGAAAAATCTGCTGAAAAACAAAGTGACAGCTTATGGAATGGGGAATATTTTTATCAGAGAAAAGGAGAAAAGAATGCCACGGATTATGAAAATGGTTGCCATGCGGATCAATTGTTAGGACAATGGTGGGCAGATCAGTTGGGACTAGGAAATTTATACCCGGACTACAAAGTAAAAGTAGCCAATGAAGCTATTCTAAAATACAACTTCAAAAGTGACCTAAGCGTACACGATCAAGGGCATAGAACTTTTGCCTTACCTCAGGAGGCCGGAATGGTCGTAACGACCTGGCCCAATGACGACAGGCCAAAATATGCTTCAGGATACTCCGGGGAAGTATGGAGTACCTTTGAATATACTATCGGGGCACAGTTGTTCAAATACAATAAAATACAAGACGCTTTGACCATCTTGCGTACAGGGTTTGAGCGTTATGACGGTAAATATCGAACGGGCTATATTGGGAAATGGGGCAATTTTGGATTTAGCGGAAACCCTTTTGGTGATGATGAATGTGGCCAGTTTTACGGTAGAGCTCTGTCCCAATGGTCTGTATGGTTGGCTGCTCAGGGATTTGAATATAACGGACCTGAACAAACCATAGGTTTTGATCCTAAATGGAAGCCAGATGATCACCGATCGTTTTTCTCCACGGCAAAAGGCTGGGGCATTTTTACCCAACAGCGAAACAAAAACCAGCAAATAAACACGATAACCTTAAAACATGGCAGTTTAAAATTGAAGCAAATCGTATTGGATATGCCAGTTGTTTCCAAATCTTCAAAAATACAGGTGAAACACAACGGTGAGAAAATAACATTTTCTTCAAAAAGGAATTCGCAAACCAAGACCCTGTTAGAAATCGATGAGATAACAATGGGCAAAAATAGTATGATGGAGATTACGATAGACCATGAAAAATAG
- a CDS encoding RbsD/FucU domain-containing protein, with product MDVKAKTGWKTDLEAKIKVYGHRNWIVVADGAYPQQSNPAIETITIDASQLEAVAYVSELITKATHVDADILVDKEMAYVAEENAKGITTYRNDLHELLKDKPVKTMLHEDIIRELDASAELFNVLIIKTDLAIPYTSVFFQLECGYWNGGVEEALREAMKNQ from the coding sequence ATGGATGTTAAGGCAAAGACAGGTTGGAAAACCGATTTGGAAGCAAAAATAAAAGTATACGGACACCGAAACTGGATTGTGGTGGCGGATGGCGCCTATCCGCAACAGAGTAATCCGGCCATAGAAACCATTACCATTGATGCATCGCAATTGGAGGCCGTAGCGTATGTCAGTGAGTTGATAACAAAGGCTACCCATGTCGATGCCGATATTCTTGTGGACAAAGAGATGGCATATGTTGCAGAAGAAAATGCAAAGGGAATCACCACATACCGTAACGATTTACATGAACTTTTAAAGGATAAACCCGTAAAAACGATGTTGCACGAAGATATCATTAGGGAATTGGATGCTTCTGCTGAGTTGTTTAACGTATTGATAATTAAAACTGATTTGGCAATTCCATATACCTCGGTATTTTTTCAATTGGAATGCGGTTATTGGAATGGAGGTGTGGAGGAAGCCTTGCGTGAAGCCATGAAAAATCAGTGA